ATAGTGGACGGATCAATCGGAGAGCAATGTGCGCGAGGAACTTCGGCAACGGTGGCTCCGCCCACTGCTGGTCGCTGGCACGGTGATTGTGCTCGATCAGCTGACCAAAGCCTGGATTGTGCGAAACCTCGGCGAGAACCAAAGCCAGGCGCTGGTTGGGTCGTGGCTCAGCTTTACATTTGTAAAAAATACCGGGGTGGCCTTTGGGCTCTTCCGCGGCATCCCGCACTTTTTTACGATCACCTCGATCGTGATCAGCATTGGGGCGCTGCTGTTTTACCGCTTTCAGCTGCCGAACAACCGCCCGTGGATCCAGCTCTGTATCGGCCTGATCGTCGGCGGGGCGGTCGGCAATATTATTGATCGCTTGCGCTATAGCTATGTCGTCGATTTCATGCATATAAGCTGGTTTCCAGGCATCTTCAACCTGGCCGATAGCGCGATTACGGTTGGTGTAGTGATGCTGGCCGGCTATCTGATGATCTTCGGCGAAAACCGTAGCCCCGACCGGGCCGGCGCCGGCGATGAGGCGCTGCTTGGCGAGCTGCTGAATCCCGATCAGTGGCCTCAGCGCGATCGTCAGTAATATGGCCGACGATACCAACAGCCCGCCGATTGCCGCCGGCCTGGCGCTCGAACCGGGTGTCGCTGGCCCGCTGTGCCTGGTCGTCGAGCCAGCCACAGCCGGCGATCGGCTCGATCGCTTCGTGGCCGCGCAGGTCGCCGATCTCTCGCGCAGCTACGCACGCCAGCTGATCGAGGATGGCCACATCCGGCTCAATGGCGCCGACGCGCGCCCGAGCGCGCTGCTGCGCGCCGGCGACACCGTCACCATGCACCGGCCGATCGCGCAGCCTAGCGATCTGGTGCCGCAGGCCATCCCGCTGAATGTGGTGTACGAAGATGCTGATGTCGTGGTGGTCGACAAGCCGGCCGGTATGGTCGTACACCCTGCGCCCGGCCATCTCGACGGCACGCTGGTGAACGCGCTCCTGGCGCGCTACCCCGATATCACCGTTGGCAGCGATCTGCGGCCAGGCATCGTCCACCGGCTTGATCGCGACACCTCGGGCCTGCTGGTGGTGACGCGTCACGACCGCGCGCGCCATGCGATCCAGGCCCAGCAGCAGGCCCGCTCTATGAAAAAGGCCTACCTGGCGGTGGCCGAAGGCCGCTTCAAAGAGCCAAGCGGGCTGATCGATGCGCCAATCGCGCGCCACCCAACCGATCGGCTGCGCCAGGCGATCGTGGCCGGCGGCCGCGCGGCGCGCACACATTGGCGGGTGCTCGAAGATCTTGGCGAATACACGCTGGTCGAGGCCACGCTCGATACCGGGCGCACCCACCAGATTCGGGTTCACTTCGCCTACAAAAGCCGCCCATTGCTTGGCGACCCGCTGTACGGCCCGAAGAAGCCGCGCACGACTTTCGGGCTTGCGCGCCAGTTCTTGCACGCCTATCGCCTGGGCTTCGTGCTGCCCTCGAGCGGCGCGTGGGCCGAGTTCGAGTCGCCGCTGCCGGCCGAGCTACAGGCTGCGCTCGAGAAGCTGCGGGCATACGCGACGACACACGGTTAGCGCTGGCTCACGGCCGGCCGCGCAGTTGACTTCGCGGCATGCAGGATTGTGCGCTAATGCACAAAGAACGCTGCTCGGTGCATGCTCGACTGGTGCTATACTAGGCAGCGCTGCTGTACTGTACACAACCGATGCGGAGAGTACTTTCTGCCTGCGGGAGCATGCGTACGCTTGTTCGCGTGTTGCTGGAATTTGTGGGCGGCGAGCGCAACCACCGCAAACGAAAAACCCTGGCGTACCGCTCTTCGGCAGGCAGCCTAGCGCCAAAGCGTGCGCCACACCGTACGTTGTGTAACTGAAACGATACAGCCGCGTGGTTCGATCAGCGCATAGGACACGTATCGTTGGAGTAAAGGAGAAGCGTATGCGACCGAAAATTACCGTCATCGGCGCAGGTTTTGTTGGTTCAACCGCCGCCCACTGGATCGCCGTCAAAGAGCTTGGCGACATCGTGCTGCTCGACGTGGTCGAGGGTGTGCCGCAGGGCAAAGGGCTCGACCTGCTCGAGTCCGGCCCGATCGAAGGCTTCGACC
The sequence above is drawn from the Candidatus Kouleothrix ribensis genome and encodes:
- the lspA gene encoding signal peptidase II encodes the protein MREELRQRWLRPLLVAGTVIVLDQLTKAWIVRNLGENQSQALVGSWLSFTFVKNTGVAFGLFRGIPHFFTITSIVISIGALLFYRFQLPNNRPWIQLCIGLIVGGAVGNIIDRLRYSYVVDFMHISWFPGIFNLADSAITVGVVMLAGYLMIFGENRSPDRAGAGDEALLGELLNPDQWPQRDRQ
- a CDS encoding RluA family pseudouridine synthase; amino-acid sequence: MADDTNSPPIAAGLALEPGVAGPLCLVVEPATAGDRLDRFVAAQVADLSRSYARQLIEDGHIRLNGADARPSALLRAGDTVTMHRPIAQPSDLVPQAIPLNVVYEDADVVVVDKPAGMVVHPAPGHLDGTLVNALLARYPDITVGSDLRPGIVHRLDRDTSGLLVVTRHDRARHAIQAQQQARSMKKAYLAVAEGRFKEPSGLIDAPIARHPTDRLRQAIVAGGRAARTHWRVLEDLGEYTLVEATLDTGRTHQIRVHFAYKSRPLLGDPLYGPKKPRTTFGLARQFLHAYRLGFVLPSSGAWAEFESPLPAELQAALEKLRAYATTHG